In the genome of Populus nigra chromosome 9, ddPopNigr1.1, whole genome shotgun sequence, one region contains:
- the LOC133703267 gene encoding proline-rich receptor-like protein kinase PERK3 gives MDLICFFIAHLFISGVVSTTFSVTNKCNYTIWPGFLANEDDPPASISSFSLQRGQSKTISAPVSWGYPFWGHTYCTEESTGNFSCITGDCGSGKLECSGNGTATSAILPEFKLVGSGCVADSNVAYSSELKVNSSGREIDACKCVCKAFGSPHYCASVNYQIIFCAAKTTTPRRRSASESTTTSTTVSANATANGANSTSESIATSPTSSVKASAKGSNASSSAKVTTTSVTVKTLSPMAFPPSPLPDEKTPSPMPSPPSPLPDEKTPSPMPFPPSPLPDEKTPSPLPKTRPNTTSRRRLAPIIAGVIGGALLIIFLIVILILRARWWEESEKNEDLEADDIRQVPGTPVRFSYEGLRVATHDFRETLGKGGSGSVFKGVLLDGTHVAVKKLDKLGQDMSSFLAEVEAIGSINHFNLVRLIGFCAEKSSGLLVFEYMNKGSLDKWIFKNDQGSCLDWQTRNKVVHGIAKGLAYLHEDCQKKIIHFDIKPLNILLDANFNAKICDFGLSELVDRDTSQVQTRTRGTIGYIAPECCKIPPGRITVKVDVYSFGIVLLEIVCARRNFDHTQPESENHLLRMLQKKAEQDRLIDIVENLDDQYMQSDREEITRMIKIAAWCLQDDPERRPLMSAVVKVLEGVMEVESNLVYKFHHALITPAVNHHTSPQPQASVLSYPR, from the exons ATGGATCTAATCTGTTTCTTCATTGCTCATTTATTCATATCAG GTGTTGTTTCAACAACTTTTTCAGTAACAAACAAGTGCAACTACACGATATGGCCAGGGTTTCTGGCAAATGAAGATGATCCTCCTGCATCTATCTCTAGCTTCTCCCTTCAAAGGGGACAGTCAAAAACCATATCAGCACCAGTTTCCTGGGGTTATCCTTTTTGGGGCCATACGTATTGCACTGAAGAATCCACAGGAAATTTCTCCTGCATCACAGGTGATTGTGGTTCTGGCAAACTAGAATGTTCAGGAAACGGCACGGCTACTTCTGCCATATTGCCAGAGTTCAAGCTTGTTGGTTCTG GATGCGTGGCGGATTCGAACGTAGCATATTCTTCAGAGCTCAAGGTTAATAGTTCCGGTAGGGAGATCGATGCGTGCAAGTGTGTGTGCAAAGCATTTGGATCACCACACTACTGTGCATCAGTCAATTACCAAATTATTTTCTGCGCAG CAAAAACTACTACTCCAAGAAGACGTTCGGCATCCGAGTCCACCACAACCTCCACAACAGTTTCAGCAAATGCTACTGCAAATGGCGCTAATTCGACGTCCGAGTCCATCGCAACCAGCCCCACATCTTCAGTGAAAGCTTCTGCAAAAGGCTCCAATGCATCGAGCAGTGCAAAAGTAACTACAACTAGCGTAACGGTGAAAACGCTAAGCCCCATGGCATTCCCTCCAAGCCCTTTGCCAGATGAGAAAACACCAAGCCCTATGCCATCCCCTCCAAGCCCTTTGCCAGATGAGAAAACACCAAGCCCTATGCCATTCCCTCCAAGCCCTTTGCCAGATGAGAAAACACCAAGCCCTTTGCCAAAAACAAGGCCTAATACTACTTCAAGAAGACGCTTGGCACCGATTATAGCAGGAGTAATAGGTGGTGCTCTTCTCATCATTTTCCTCATAGTGATTCTTATTTTGAGGGCGAGGTGGTGGGAGGAATCTGAGAAAAATGAGGATTTGGAAGCTGATGATATAAGGCAAGTCCCAGGAACGCCTGTGAGGTTTTCATATGAAGGTCTTCGTGTTGCAACTCATGATTTCAGGGAAACACTTGGAAAAGGAGGTTCCGGATCTGTGTTCAAAGGAGTACTGCTAGATGGGACTCATGTTGCTGTGAAGAAGTTGGACAAATTAGGCCAAGATATGAGTTCATTTCTAGCAGAAGTTGAGGCAATTGGAAGCATCAACCATTTTAATTTGGTGAGATTGATAGGATTTTGTGCAGAGAAATCATCTGGGCTTTTGGTTTTCGAGTATATGAACAAAGGATCCCTGGATAAATGGATTTTCAAGAATGACCAAGGATCTTGCCTCGATTGGCAGACCCGAAATAAGGTTGTACATGGCATAGCAAAAGGGCTGGCTTATCTTCATGAAGACTGCcagaagaaaataatacattTCGATATAAAACCACTGAACATTCTCTTGGATGCAAATTTCAATGCCAAGATTTGTGATTTTGGGTTATCTGAGCTAGTTGATAGAGATACGAGCCAAGTTCAAACCCGAACCAGAGGAACCATTGGATATATTGCTCCAGAATGTTGTAAAATACCACCAGGTCGCATCACAGTAAAAGTTGACGTATACAGTTTCGGAATTGTTCTCCTGGAAATAGTTTGTGCACGCAGAAATTTTGATCACACACAACCAGAATCTGAAAATCATTTGCTTAGGATGTTACAGAAGAAAGCTGAACAAGACAGGCTCATAGACATTGTGGAGAATTTGGATGATCAGTACATGCAGAGTGATAGAGAGGAAATAACCAGGATGATAAAGATTGCTGCTTGGTGTTTGCAAGATGACCCGGAAAGAAGG